In one window of uncultured Draconibacterium sp. DNA:
- a CDS encoding glycoside hydrolase family 18 protein: protein MNKFIPFLIACIIFVSCGGQKEVKDEAEKTINVMAYYVPREGYMPDQLPLEQLTHIIFSFSKVIDGKMQFSNENADEVMKQLMEQKEKYPQLKVMIACGGWTADGFSDAVFTEESRAKFITSTIDFIEKYQLDGVDIDWEYPAIPAGGTKARPEDKQNFTLLMKGLREALDQLDRPQTLTFASAGWKRYYKNVELLEVMKYVDYMNVMTYDQAGGATKFATHHTALGHRSLHDIKQSPLGVAMTRQNAELSEDEDLWEPQSAEEIIRFCVEKGVDPKQIVIGAAFYGRGWKGVPPENNGLYQPNTGPISGGTSYSVLLTDFTEADGYEKHWDPVAKAPFLYNSADSIFVTYDDTVSVKLKTQYAKENNLGGIMFWQLSSDSKDDASLLKSIYTEASKK from the coding sequence ATGAACAAGTTCATTCCATTTTTAATCGCCTGTATAATTTTTGTTTCCTGTGGGGGCCAAAAAGAGGTGAAAGACGAAGCCGAAAAAACAATAAACGTAATGGCCTACTACGTTCCGCGCGAAGGCTACATGCCCGATCAATTGCCGCTTGAGCAGTTAACGCATATCATTTTTAGCTTTAGTAAAGTTATTGATGGTAAGATGCAGTTTAGTAATGAGAATGCAGATGAAGTTATGAAACAACTGATGGAACAAAAGGAAAAGTACCCGCAGTTAAAAGTAATGATTGCTTGTGGTGGCTGGACCGCCGATGGTTTTTCGGATGCAGTTTTTACCGAAGAAAGCCGTGCGAAATTTATTACCAGTACCATCGATTTTATTGAGAAGTACCAGTTGGATGGTGTAGACATCGACTGGGAATACCCTGCTATTCCGGCAGGGGGAACAAAAGCGCGCCCCGAAGACAAACAAAACTTTACCCTGTTAATGAAAGGTTTGCGCGAGGCCTTGGATCAACTCGATCGCCCGCAAACACTAACCTTTGCTTCGGCAGGGTGGAAGCGCTACTACAAAAATGTGGAACTGTTGGAAGTAATGAAATATGTAGATTACATGAACGTAATGACCTATGACCAGGCGGGTGGTGCAACAAAGTTTGCTACCCATCATACCGCATTAGGTCACCGCTCGTTACACGACATTAAACAATCACCACTTGGTGTGGCCATGACAAGACAAAATGCTGAATTATCGGAAGATGAGGATTTATGGGAACCACAATCGGCCGAAGAGATTATTCGTTTTTGCGTGGAAAAAGGTGTCGATCCGAAACAGATCGTAATTGGTGCCGCTTTTTACGGCCGCGGCTGGAAAGGTGTTCCGCCCGAAAACAATGGTTTGTACCAACCCAATACCGGCCCAATTAGCGGAGGTACTTCCTATTCCGTTCTCTTAACTGATTTTACTGAGGCAGATGGCTATGAAAAACATTGGGATCCGGTGGCCAAAGCTCCGTTCCTCTATAATTCGGCCGACAGCATATTTGTTACTTACGACGATACCGTTTCGGTAAAACTAAAAACACAATACGCCAAAGAAAATAATCTGGGCGGAATTATGTTCTGGCAATTGAGCAGCGACAGCAAAGATGATGCAAGTTTGCTAAAGTCGATTTACACCGAGGCATCAAAAAAGTAG
- a CDS encoding GH92 family glycosyl hydrolase — protein sequence MNILKKTVLQLFAFLFCAFTISAQTPADWVNPFIGTTNYGTTNPGAVVPRGMVSVVPFNVSGNSPFNKHDKDNGWWSTPYSWDNKYFTGYSHVNLSGVGCPELGVILLMPTMGDVNGDHREYGSEMSKQVAHPGYYSTYLNKYAINTEVSATERTGISRFTFPAGKSNILIDLGNGLTNESGGSIKLINNQEIEGWRMTGTFCYNDGTERPVYFVARFSKPAAEFGVWKKMPKMGPEAAWSGTSDKIKYYKNFKAEMAGDSIGSWFTFNTKANDEILVEVGISYVSIDNARMNLNFETKNFDFEATRKQAEEKWNKALSTITVKGGTDDQKTVFYTGLYHIQIHPNILSDINGQYPAMESFEIKTHPNGERYTVFSLWDTYRNLHPFMSLVFPQQQLNVVQSMIEMYDESGWLPRWELNSTETHVMEGDPALPVIVDTWFRGIRDFDIEKAYNAMYKSATTPGPENKIRPDIDHYISHGYVPLTEKFDNSVSHALEYYIADWNLAQLAKDLGKNDDYERFLKQSQGYKNYYDKEFGIIRPKLEDGEFMPDFNPRQGENFEPSPGFHEGNAYQYTFCAHHDMDGMIALNGGKKNFVKKLQAIFDDGHFDMANEPDIHYPWLFNYVKGEEWRTQKELNRLLATYFKNASDGLPGNDDTGTMSTWIVYSMMGIYPVLPGDMNYAIASPVFDEVRIQLDQNFYPGSELIIRKSGSGDKISSISLNGKKQKSFFINHADMVKGGVLEIKR from the coding sequence ATGAATATTCTAAAAAAGACAGTACTTCAACTTTTCGCTTTTCTATTTTGCGCATTTACTATCTCTGCACAAACTCCGGCTGATTGGGTAAATCCTTTTATCGGTACAACCAACTATGGAACCACCAATCCGGGAGCTGTGGTTCCACGCGGAATGGTATCGGTGGTGCCGTTTAATGTAAGTGGCAATTCGCCATTTAATAAGCATGATAAGGACAATGGCTGGTGGTCGACGCCCTACTCGTGGGACAATAAATATTTTACAGGCTACTCGCACGTCAACCTAAGTGGTGTTGGCTGCCCCGAGTTGGGTGTAATTCTGTTGATGCCAACAATGGGCGACGTTAACGGCGATCACCGCGAATACGGATCAGAAATGAGTAAGCAGGTGGCTCACCCGGGATATTATTCTACCTACCTGAATAAATACGCTATCAATACTGAAGTTTCGGCCACGGAACGAACCGGTATCAGTCGCTTTACTTTTCCTGCCGGGAAATCGAATATTCTGATAGATCTGGGCAACGGATTAACCAACGAAAGCGGTGGATCAATAAAATTAATAAACAACCAGGAGATTGAAGGCTGGCGAATGACCGGCACTTTCTGCTACAACGACGGCACCGAACGCCCGGTATATTTTGTAGCGCGTTTTAGCAAACCTGCCGCAGAATTTGGCGTGTGGAAAAAAATGCCAAAAATGGGACCGGAAGCAGCGTGGTCGGGTACCAGCGATAAAATAAAATACTACAAAAATTTTAAGGCAGAAATGGCTGGCGACAGCATTGGAAGCTGGTTTACCTTTAACACCAAAGCCAACGATGAGATTTTGGTTGAAGTGGGTATTTCATACGTGAGTATCGATAATGCCCGAATGAATCTGAACTTCGAAACGAAGAATTTCGATTTTGAAGCTACCCGCAAGCAAGCGGAAGAAAAGTGGAACAAAGCCTTGTCGACCATTACTGTAAAGGGCGGAACCGATGATCAGAAAACGGTTTTCTACACCGGTTTGTATCACATTCAGATTCACCCGAATATTTTAAGCGATATAAACGGACAGTACCCGGCCATGGAGTCGTTCGAGATAAAAACGCATCCCAATGGCGAGCGCTACACCGTATTTTCACTTTGGGATACTTACCGTAATTTGCATCCGTTTATGAGCCTTGTATTTCCGCAACAACAATTGAATGTTGTACAATCGATGATAGAAATGTACGACGAAAGTGGCTGGCTGCCACGCTGGGAACTCAACAGCACAGAAACTCACGTTATGGAGGGCGACCCGGCTCTACCGGTAATTGTAGATACCTGGTTTCGTGGCATCCGCGATTTTGATATTGAGAAGGCCTACAACGCCATGTACAAATCGGCAACTACACCCGGTCCTGAAAACAAAATCCGCCCGGATATCGACCACTATATTTCGCATGGTTATGTGCCGCTAACAGAGAAGTTCGACAACTCGGTGTCGCATGCACTGGAATATTACATTGCCGACTGGAACCTGGCACAACTGGCAAAAGATTTGGGTAAAAACGACGATTACGAGCGTTTTTTGAAACAATCGCAAGGCTACAAAAACTACTACGATAAAGAGTTTGGAATTATACGTCCGAAGTTGGAAGATGGAGAATTTATGCCGGATTTTAACCCGCGTCAGGGAGAAAATTTTGAACCAAGCCCGGGATTCCACGAAGGAAATGCCTACCAATATACGTTTTGTGCCCACCACGATATGGATGGTATGATTGCGCTGAATGGTGGCAAAAAGAACTTTGTAAAAAAATTGCAGGCCATTTTCGATGATGGACATTTTGATATGGCCAACGAACCCGATATTCATTACCCATGGCTTTTTAACTACGTAAAAGGCGAAGAATGGCGCACCCAAAAAGAACTCAACCGTTTATTGGCCACCTACTTTAAAAATGCATCTGACGGTTTGCCGGGCAACGACGATACCGGAACCATGTCGACCTGGATCGTTTATTCGATGATGGGGATTTACCCTGTTTTGCCGGGCGATATGAATTATGCCATCGCCTCACCTGTTTTCGATGAAGTGAGAATTCAGCTGGATCAAAACTTCTATCCGGGATCAGAACTTATCATCAGAAAAAGCGGTTCGGGTGATAAAATAAGCAGCATTTCGCTAAACGGCAAAAAGCAAAAATCCTTCTTCATCAATCACGCTGATATGGTGAAAGGCGGGGTATTGGAGATTAAGCGGTAA
- a CDS encoding ATP-binding protein, protein MGKYTETMNYLLITKIKSFYRYLFIPVLLTLFSIVFFLVYRNIKLSTINEFNNEQLILAQTASMGITSFFADSEADLKFLAKLEDVIRVTDSSKEILQGYYNEHSSILAAITRIDSSGSILSTYPENPSVIGNDISYQDHVKRVMKTHQPVISDVFMSVQGYLSIAYHVPVFNGSTFMGSLAILIPMDELGRQYLGNIKTPETGQTWLLSENGTEIYCSVEEHTGRTFIDNNQHQELAKQLMSNITRNSSGVIRSYHSADTSYGEAVIEEQYVTFYRTPLGNTYWTILISSHEADIFNALTRFRNHSFIAFFLLLLALAFYIYSLAKVRNVLKVEAKRREAEQTLQKNEEKFRRLFEDHSAIKLLIDPETSRIVDANKSATRFYGWSREELQNMTIKEINTLSDENIKKEFANLKKKGSIRYEFRHRLKNNEIRDVEVFSSRVEIDNNIVFHSVIHDITQRKKAARALIVAKEQAEESNRLKTAFLQNMSHEIRTPMNAIIGFSSLLPHSYNNKEQLIQYSDIINQSSNNLLSIIDDILEIAKIESGQLPLFNEAFCLNELFTELTIFFNEYQRQINKPHVHFDFKTCSCQRNTIITDKGKLRQILINLISNAFKFTNEGTIEGGCSVVEENKIQFYIRDTGIGIPADKQQTIFERFTQLHTDKKKQYGGTGLGLSIVKGLLDLLGGTITLESVPEDRTKEQSGGTTFYFSIPYQKAEAKAAKENTTVNGKEYRFNEETILLVEDNLANTRLIEKMLADTGLKLLFTEYGEEAVDMACAKLPTLVLMDIGLPDISGYEATRRIKSAAPGIKIIAQTAYVSDDDKVKAFEAGCDDFVGKPLTREQLLAVINKHLSSTGN, encoded by the coding sequence GTGGGTAAGTATACAGAGACCATGAATTATTTGCTAATCACCAAAATAAAATCGTTTTACCGTTACCTGTTTATTCCCGTTTTGCTAACGCTATTCTCCATCGTTTTCTTTTTGGTATACCGCAATATTAAACTTAGCACAATTAACGAATTCAATAACGAGCAACTGATTTTGGCTCAAACAGCCTCAATGGGAATTACCTCGTTTTTTGCTGATTCGGAAGCCGATTTAAAATTTCTTGCAAAGCTTGAAGATGTTATTAGGGTAACTGACAGTAGCAAAGAAATATTACAAGGTTATTATAATGAACACAGCTCTATTTTAGCAGCTATAACCCGAATCGACTCCTCGGGCAGCATATTGTCGACCTACCCGGAAAATCCATCGGTAATCGGTAATGATATCTCTTACCAGGATCATGTAAAACGGGTTATGAAAACACACCAACCTGTTATCAGCGATGTATTTATGTCGGTGCAGGGCTATTTGAGCATTGCCTATCATGTTCCGGTGTTTAACGGATCTACTTTTATGGGCAGTCTTGCTATTCTTATCCCAATGGATGAATTAGGAAGACAGTACCTGGGCAATATAAAAACGCCTGAAACAGGGCAAACCTGGCTGCTGAGCGAAAATGGAACCGAGATTTATTGCTCGGTTGAAGAACACACCGGACGAACGTTTATAGATAACAACCAACACCAGGAACTTGCCAAACAACTAATGTCAAATATAACCCGCAACAGCAGCGGAGTTATTAGAAGTTATCATAGTGCAGATACCAGCTATGGAGAGGCCGTTATTGAAGAACAATATGTTACCTTTTACCGCACTCCGCTGGGAAATACCTACTGGACCATTCTTATTTCATCGCATGAAGCAGATATTTTTAATGCGCTAACCCGTTTCCGGAATCATTCTTTTATTGCCTTCTTTCTGTTACTGCTTGCCCTGGCGTTCTACATTTATTCGCTGGCAAAAGTCAGAAATGTTTTAAAAGTAGAAGCCAAAAGAAGGGAAGCTGAACAGACATTACAAAAAAACGAGGAGAAATTCCGTAGGTTATTTGAAGATCATTCGGCAATAAAATTATTGATCGATCCCGAAACATCTCGAATTGTTGATGCCAACAAATCGGCGACCCGGTTTTACGGATGGAGCAGAGAGGAACTTCAGAATATGACCATTAAGGAGATCAATACCCTTTCGGATGAAAATATCAAAAAAGAATTTGCAAATCTGAAGAAAAAAGGAAGTATTCGTTATGAATTCAGGCACCGGTTAAAAAATAACGAAATACGCGATGTTGAAGTTTTCAGCAGCAGAGTTGAGATCGACAATAATATCGTATTCCACTCTGTTATACACGATATTACACAACGAAAAAAAGCGGCCCGGGCATTAATTGTTGCAAAAGAACAGGCCGAAGAAAGCAACCGCCTTAAAACCGCATTTTTGCAGAATATGAGCCACGAGATACGCACCCCCATGAATGCTATTATTGGGTTTTCGTCATTACTGCCTCACTCATACAACAACAAAGAACAGCTGATACAATACTCCGATATAATTAACCAAAGCTCGAACAACCTGTTGAGTATTATCGACGACATTCTTGAAATTGCCAAAATAGAATCGGGGCAACTACCGCTTTTTAATGAAGCTTTTTGTTTAAATGAACTGTTTACCGAACTAACAATCTTTTTTAATGAATACCAACGCCAGATCAACAAACCGCACGTACACTTCGATTTTAAAACCTGTTCGTGCCAACGCAATACCATTATTACCGACAAAGGCAAATTGAGACAAATACTGATTAACCTGATCAGTAATGCCTTTAAGTTTACCAACGAAGGAACAATTGAAGGCGGCTGCTCTGTGGTTGAAGAAAACAAAATTCAGTTTTATATACGCGATACAGGAATTGGTATTCCGGCCGATAAACAACAGACTATTTTCGAACGATTTACCCAGCTGCACACCGATAAAAAGAAACAATACGGTGGCACCGGTTTGGGGCTTTCGATTGTTAAAGGCTTGTTAGATCTGCTCGGAGGAACGATCACGCTGGAGTCGGTACCTGAAGACCGCACAAAAGAACAAAGCGGAGGAACCACCTTTTATTTTAGCATTCCGTACCAAAAAGCAGAGGCAAAAGCGGCCAAAGAAAATACCACCGTTAACGGGAAAGAATATCGGTTTAACGAGGAAACCATTTTACTGGTTGAAGATAACCTGGCCAACACGCGCCTGATAGAAAAAATGCTTGCCGATACCGGTCTCAAACTACTGTTCACCGAATACGGGGAAGAAGCTGTTGATATGGCCTGCGCAAAGTTGCCTACGCTCGTACTTATGGACATTGGGCTACCCGATATAAGTGGCTATGAAGCTACCCGAAGGATAAAATCGGCGGCTCCAGGAATTAAAATAATTGCACAAACGGCTTATGTTTCCGACGATGATAAAGTAAAAGCCTTTGAAGCCGGCTGCGACGATTTTGTGGGTAAACCACTTACCCGCGAACAATTGCTTGCCGTAATTAACAAGCATTTGAGTTCGACCGGAAATTAG
- a CDS encoding pirin family protein — protein MKTKLYKSDSRGYANHGWLEARHSFSFANYFDRERMNFGVLRVLNDDAIAGGQGFGMHPHDNMEIITIPLEGDLEHKDNMGNQAVIREGDVQVMSAGTGVYHSEFNHHPDKTLKLFQIWLFPNKQNVQPRYDQISILDVAEKNKLYQVLSPNPDDQGVWIHQDAWFFLGNYEAGKTDKHTIKKPGNGVYVMVIEGEVNISGNELQKRDAIGIWDVNEIEISATSDARILLMDLPMETK, from the coding sequence ATGAAAACAAAATTATACAAATCAGATTCAAGAGGATATGCCAACCACGGTTGGTTAGAGGCAAGACACAGCTTTAGTTTCGCGAATTATTTTGATAGAGAGCGAATGAATTTTGGCGTGCTGCGTGTGTTAAACGACGATGCAATTGCAGGAGGACAAGGTTTTGGAATGCACCCCCACGATAACATGGAAATTATTACCATTCCGCTGGAAGGCGATTTGGAACACAAAGACAACATGGGCAACCAGGCCGTTATTCGCGAAGGCGATGTGCAGGTAATGAGTGCCGGAACAGGGGTTTACCACAGCGAGTTTAACCATCATCCGGATAAAACACTAAAACTTTTCCAAATTTGGTTGTTTCCCAACAAACAGAATGTACAGCCACGTTACGATCAGATTTCTATACTCGATGTAGCCGAAAAGAATAAGCTGTATCAGGTACTTTCGCCCAATCCTGATGACCAGGGCGTGTGGATTCATCAGGATGCATGGTTTTTTCTGGGCAATTACGAAGCCGGAAAAACAGATAAGCACACCATTAAAAAGCCGGGAAACGGTGTGTATGTAATGGTTATTGAAGGGGAAGTAAATATTTCGGGAAATGAATTACAAAAGCGCGATGCCATTGGGATTTGGGATGTTAATGAGATAGAAATATCGGCCACAAGCGATGCCCGGATCTTATTGATGGATTTGCCAATGGAAACAAAGTAA
- a CDS encoding LytTR family DNA-binding domain-containing protein, which yields MPYLEIFIIDDEPDAGHLLQNLLKEYSVIQIKEVFTNALHALDAVIIRQPQVIFLDIDMPEINGIEFLQEVNKYSPNTKVIFVTAFKHYALEAIHNNAFDYIYKPVSKAELRRVVYKIINAINGEKPKLTAEANSKVLLKTAEGHHYIDTEQILFLEADSNYTNLILKDGKKLLTSVNLGKLHKQLPETEFVRISRKHIINKNYLLFMNFCKRYCIISNNQEEHQLEVSIKMRDLKHELS from the coding sequence ATGCCTTACCTCGAAATTTTTATAATCGATGATGAACCCGATGCAGGACATCTACTACAGAATTTATTAAAAGAGTATTCTGTTATACAGATAAAAGAAGTATTTACCAATGCATTGCATGCACTTGATGCGGTAATTATACGACAGCCACAGGTAATTTTTTTGGATATTGACATGCCAGAGATAAACGGCATAGAGTTTTTGCAAGAGGTAAACAAGTATTCGCCAAACACTAAAGTGATATTTGTTACCGCTTTTAAGCATTATGCACTGGAGGCTATACATAACAACGCATTCGATTATATTTATAAACCTGTTTCGAAAGCAGAATTACGACGGGTGGTTTATAAAATTATAAATGCAATTAACGGCGAGAAACCGAAATTAACCGCCGAAGCCAATTCAAAAGTTTTATTAAAGACTGCCGAAGGACACCACTATATTGACACAGAACAGATATTGTTCCTGGAAGCCGACAGTAATTACACCAACTTGATATTAAAAGATGGCAAGAAACTATTAACGAGCGTAAACCTTGGCAAATTACACAAACAGTTACCAGAAACTGAATTTGTACGCATAAGCCGCAAACATATCATAAACAAAAACTATCTATTGTTTATGAATTTTTGTAAACGATACTGTATTATTTCAAACAACCAAGAAGAACATCAATTGGAAGTAAGTATTAAAATGAGAGACTTAAAACATGAGTTAAGTTAA
- a CDS encoding Crp/Fnr family transcriptional regulator, with product MDDFSLLYSYFTKIGKRELTEADKAQIHSVFRKEQFKKKGRVFNAGEENTRHYYIEKGLLRMYIIDQSGKEFNVLFAKERQWLGDLATPAVTSYFMDAVENTTVFSVDEEGYSLLTKKYPALGAYIRRSYIFLQKRFVSILSKTAEENYEELLKNDPDLVQRLPQYHISSYLGVTPVFLSKIIAKISRKKT from the coding sequence ATGGATGACTTTTCTTTACTATATTCCTATTTCACTAAAATTGGTAAGCGCGAATTAACCGAAGCTGACAAAGCACAGATTCATTCCGTTTTCAGAAAGGAACAGTTTAAAAAGAAAGGCCGGGTATTTAATGCCGGTGAAGAAAATACTCGTCACTACTACATCGAGAAGGGGCTGCTTCGTATGTATATTATCGATCAGAGCGGAAAAGAATTTAATGTACTGTTTGCCAAAGAGCGTCAGTGGCTGGGTGATTTAGCTACACCCGCTGTCACTTCGTATTTCATGGATGCGGTGGAAAACACCACAGTATTTTCGGTTGACGAGGAAGGTTACTCCTTACTCACAAAGAAATATCCAGCGCTGGGAGCTTACATCCGGCGCTCGTATATCTTTCTGCAAAAACGTTTTGTTTCCATCTTGTCGAAAACTGCCGAAGAGAATTACGAGGAGCTGTTAAAAAACGATCCCGACCTTGTTCAACGCCTTCCGCAATACCATATTTCATCTTATTTGGGGGTTACTCCCGTGTTCTTAAGTAAAATTATTGCTAAAATATCAAGGAAAAAGACATAA
- a CDS encoding YceI family protein yields MKKLATLLVLAITITTAGFASNGKGEKTTYNVDTKASKVYWTGKKVTGEHTGYLNLAGGEVFVEGKNVTGANLNLDVTSIEVTDLEGEWKDKLVGHLKSDDFFSAEKHPVANFKITSFENEKVTGDLTIKGITNEVSFPAEVKVDGDVLTANGTASIDRTKWDIKYGSGKFFSDLGDNMIKDEFEIKFELKATASEGTTSGK; encoded by the coding sequence ATGAAAAAATTAGCTACATTATTAGTACTTGCAATAACAATCACAACAGCAGGTTTTGCATCGAACGGAAAAGGCGAAAAGACAACTTATAACGTTGACACAAAAGCCAGCAAAGTATATTGGACAGGTAAAAAAGTTACAGGAGAACATACCGGATACCTTAACCTGGCCGGAGGAGAAGTTTTTGTAGAAGGCAAAAACGTTACAGGTGCTAATTTGAACTTGGATGTGACTTCGATTGAAGTAACTGACCTGGAAGGGGAGTGGAAAGACAAATTAGTAGGCCACCTGAAATCAGACGATTTCTTTTCAGCAGAAAAGCACCCGGTAGCCAACTTCAAAATTACGTCATTCGAGAACGAAAAAGTTACTGGAGACCTAACCATTAAAGGAATTACAAACGAAGTTTCGTTTCCTGCAGAGGTGAAAGTTGACGGAGATGTTTTAACAGCAAATGGTACAGCTTCTATCGACCGTACAAAATGGGACATTAAATACGGTTCTGGTAAATTCTTTAGCGATTTGGGTGATAACATGATCAAAGATGAATTCGAGATTAAATTTGAATTGAAAGCTACAGCTTCAGAAGGAACGACTTCGGGCAAGTAA
- a CDS encoding BT1926 family outer membrane beta-barrel protein: MKKYILYTFVLLASIGLAQAQDVKSEVSGFAPTKGNFTASLLFGKGNVLTGGLVNTMPAGTNGSWSVPGDAPYANMVSMDYNNATNMIGAEARYFLTDKIALKLSGLGVVRSTPSQVNIPATIDPDSPNAAWIPGYDAVVADDELNFSIILGGEYHFNTSIERLQPYLGVNAAYYYGRESVYDPTIEDIAGEPVIMDVGIRTVELIGLGGAAVAGVDYYLMEGFYFGMEIKPVNYLYAYNAKKPGPGLEILDAKSNTFSFFTQPFLKLGFKF; this comes from the coding sequence ATGAAAAAATATATATTATACACGTTTGTTCTGTTGGCAAGTATTGGCCTTGCGCAGGCACAAGACGTAAAAAGCGAAGTTTCGGGTTTTGCGCCCACCAAGGGTAATTTTACTGCTTCACTATTATTTGGTAAAGGCAATGTGCTCACTGGTGGCCTGGTAAACACAATGCCAGCCGGAACCAATGGCAGTTGGTCGGTACCCGGAGATGCGCCTTATGCAAATATGGTATCAATGGATTACAACAACGCTACCAATATGATTGGAGCAGAGGCAAGGTATTTCCTTACCGACAAAATTGCATTAAAACTAAGTGGTTTGGGTGTTGTTAGAAGTACACCATCGCAAGTAAATATTCCTGCAACCATCGATCCCGATTCGCCCAATGCAGCATGGATTCCGGGATACGATGCCGTTGTGGCCGACGATGAACTTAATTTTAGTATAATTTTAGGTGGCGAATACCATTTTAATACATCAATAGAGCGTTTACAGCCCTATTTGGGAGTGAATGCTGCCTATTATTACGGACGAGAGTCGGTTTACGACCCGACCATTGAAGATATAGCTGGTGAACCTGTTATTATGGACGTTGGAATAAGAACTGTGGAATTAATTGGCTTGGGTGGCGCTGCCGTTGCCGGAGTTGATTATTACCTTATGGAAGGTTTTTATTTTGGAATGGAAATAAAGCCGGTAAACTACTTGTATGCTTACAATGCTAAAAAACCTGGGCCCGGACTTGAAATACTTGATGCGAAATCGAATACCTTTTCGTTTTTTACTCAACCATTTTTAAAGCTTGGCTTTAAGTTTTAA